The DNA segment GGCAGGAAGGTATAGAAAGCAGTGGCTACAAGCCCAATACTTCCCATTAGCAAAGATCCAGAAAAATGATTGTATCCAGCCATAAAGCCCACATAACACACTACAATAATCAGCGGCCCGGGTGTAGTTTCGGCCAGTGCAAAACCATCCACCATCTGCGATTTGCTTAACCAGTTGAACCTCGAAACACTAAACTGTGCTACATAAGGTAAAACAGTATATGATCCGCCAATTGTAAACAGCGCCGTCTGGGTAAAGAACAATACCAATCCCCTCCAGAAAGAAAAATCAGGACTCCATATGTAAAAAGCAGTTAGCGGCACTATCCAGAACAGCACAAACAGCCCGGTTTGTTTAATCAGCAATTTGGCGCTAAAATCTTTTCCCAAGCCCGGCGAATTCTTATTGATATAATAGTCGCCCTCATCCAGATGATCATCAACCTGTTCAGCAGCAGCCTTGTACATTAAACCTGGCCATATTGCTCTGAACAACAAAGCAAAAATAATGGCACCCAGAATAATATAGGGCATAGGCACATTAAAAAAGAAAATACAGGCAAAAGCCAATGCCGCCAAAATATAATGCAGAGAAATGTGCAGGGCCTTTCGGCCAACATTCCATACCGCATGAAGGATAATGGCCACAACAGCCGGTTTTAAACCAGCAAAAATAGCATTCATCCATAACTGGTTACCATAAGTTACATAAACCAGGCTCAGCCCCAATAAGATAAACATCGATGGAAGAATAAAAAAGATACCGGCCAGTATTCCGCCCTTTTTTCCATGTAACTGCCAGCCAATATAAATGGCCAGTTGCTGCGCTTCAGGTCCGGGTAAAAGCATACACAAACTCAATGCATGGAAAAACCTGCTGCCAGAAATCCATTTCTTCTTCTCAACCAGGAAATCATGCATAATGTGCACATGCCCAAGCGTACCGCCAAAACTGATCCAGCCCAGTTTAAACCAGAATTTTAGGGCTTCTTTAAAAGATGGTTTGACTACGGAAATATCTTTATTCATTCAGGGGTTATATCAGGTTTAACCTATCCTTATCTTAACCCATAACCACGGCTATCCGGGAAGAAAAATGCAATTCAACTGAGTATTTAAACCTCCCCAAAGATACGAAAAACAGTCCGGCAAAACTACCACAATCTCACATTGCGGCCGCGAAATCCCCTAAAACAAACTTACAGGCAACAACCCTGATAAATGAATGCTAAAAAATAAAAACAGTTTTGTAAAACATTGGTTTTATTGTAAATAACTCCTGATAAACAAAAATCATATATACATGAAAGCTGATCCATTTTTAATAGAACGAACTTTTAATGCTCCGGTAGGCAAAGTATGGGAAGCCATAACAGATACCCAAAAAATGAAACAATGGTATTTTGATATTGAGGCCTTTAAACCCGAACCAGGTTTTAAATTTCAGTTTCTGGCTGGCGACGATAAGAAAAAGTACCTGCATATATGTAAAGTGACAGAAGTAGAGGAAGGCAAAAAATTAACCTATTCCTGGAGCTATGATAATTATCAGGGACAGTCATGGGTTTGCTTTGAATTGTTTGGTGCCGGTACAGGTACGCGCATAAAACTAACCCATACCGGTCTCGACAGCTTCCCTAAAGATGACCCGGCATTTTCAAAGGAAAGCTTTGCCGCCGGCTGGACGCAGATCATTGGCATAAATCTGAAAAAATTTGTAGAACAATAAGGGCTATCGGTACATCTGGTTGATATTGACAGCCGGCATCTCAACGCTGGTCGAATCAGAAAACCTGCCGGCACATTGGTCAATCTTCATATTGTATACTTTAACTTTCGCTTTTCCAAGTGTGTTCAATGTCAGGTGTTTAATCACCTTATCCGTTTTTTCGCCATATCCTCCGTTCAGTTCAATTTCGGAAGTTCCTGCAGCATAAATGGAAAGCTGATCAAATGAACTCATATCACTTTTAACATTGGTATTTTTAAGGTTTAAAATAACTGATTTAGTACCCGTCTCCCTGAAGCTGATCTGCTGAACATCGGCAGTACGGATGTTAAGCTTTCCGATCTTTGTATCCGGATCAAAATGGGCTGAGCCGGTATGGCTCAGGTTCAAGGCTAAAGAGTCTGTATTTGCATTTAAGTTTATCCCTTTCCCGTTCAGTACATTTAGTTCTTTAATATCAGGACCGTAAACAGCAATCCGGGTATAATTGTCATGCTTCTTACCCGTAGCTTTTACCACAATCTGCAACTGACCATTTCCGTCAACCAGAGCCGTAATCAATCCTTTCATATCGTCAGGAAACTTAACCCCCGATTTTTCATCCTTTACCAGTTTAACCACCAGGTGCAGCTGATTTCCACCATCAATGGTAACCGATTTAAAAGGACTATTCACTGGTATAGAAGCAACATTTTCAGGAATAACACCAAAAGTATCCATTGCTCCTTTTTGCATTGCCGACTGGTCATCTTTTTCATAATATACCCCAGATACAATGGCTATACCTAATATAGGGATCAGCAAGAGTGCCAATGCGAAAGCGATCAATAATTTATTACTTGTCTTCATTTTTTAAGGATTAAAAGTTTCTTTGATAAAAGCGATATATCGTGTCTGCAATTCATCAAAATCTATATTCAACAAATAAAGATTTCTAAAAAAAATGGGTAGTTCATCATCAACAAACTGGGTTTTACGATAGTTTTTCACATGGGCAAGGGCATCCTCCGCCACAAAAAAACCAATGCCTCTTTTGTTACTGATGATATTTTTACTTTGCAGCAATTCATAGGTCCGCATTACCGTGTTGGGGTTCACCTCGAGTTCTACGGCCAGCTCCCTTACCGAAGGGAGCTTCTGATCAGTATTCCACTTTTGCAATAAAATGTGTTCACAAACGTATTCTGCTATTTGAAGGTATATCGCCTTATTGTCTCTAAATTCCATATCGATACCAATTAAAATTAAACCTCTTTTTCTTTAAGGCGCACATAGGCTATTCCCCAAAATATAAACGTAAATACCAGCAGCAATAATAAAAGCATCCATTCAATCGTGTCTTTACCTGGGTTATTAAAAAAAGATCCGGAATCCCCAACATGCCTTCTGTTCCTGGTTAAATATTCGCCCGTATTTACAATGATAAATGTCCATATACCTGCAAAAACCATTACCGAAAGGGCTGTCTTGATGTAATGGAACTTGTTAAAATAAACTGAACCCAATAAAAATATGCTGGTAAAGAAAAATGGAAAAACATATAAAGGCAGAAATCGATTTATCTTATTGTGCGCAAAGAAATAAGCCAGGTTGTCCTTTACAACGGTTACTGTACCATGGGCGTCCGTATAGGATGAAGTTTCAACAGAATGGGATATATTTCGCAATTTTGTAATAAAGATCAAATCCGTAAGGCAAAAAAGCACAGTAAAACTAATTGTAGTAAGTACTCCTGTAAAAAATACTCCGGCAACAAATTTTTCAAAGGTAGAAGCAGGAATCAGCAGATCGATAATGGTTTTGGATTTTTGCCCCAGGTGCGCAAAATAATTGCTGGCTACAGCAGTAATAAACAAAAATCCGAAGATCATAAATAGCGGTTCCCTGAAAACAAGATTTCTGGACGACACCGGACTGAGCCCCATAAACACCCTCCAGAAAGCAATCAGATAGCCCAGCAGGATCACCCCAAAAGCAACGGACAGCGTAACGAGGTAGATTTTCCCGAATTCCAGCCATTTTCTTTTAAGCAATAGCCCAAAACGCTCTATATTAAATGTATTGTTCATGTTTATCTGATTTAGTTAAAAGCTATTTTTATTTTAGTTTTCTCTGCCAGTACTGCATTAAAAAGGAGCTCCATATCCAGCTTACTCTCTTCTTTATGGTAATTTGGCATCAGGGCATTGTACCCCGAAAGCGAAGGTTCGGCATAGATCACCGTTTCATCCAGTTCTTTGATCCGTTTAAAACAAAGTTTATCAGTAATTTCTTCTACCGATGCCTTTAAAGCAATACTGCTTTCATCAAGCATGATCACTGTATCGATCAGGTTGTCCAGATCCCTAACCTGATGCGTAGAAATAATAATGCAGCGGTCTTCCGTAAGTGCGGCGGCCATAATTTTACGAAACTGCGCTTTAGAGGGGATGTCGAGACCATTGGTGGGTTCATCCATAATGATCAGTTGTGCCTGTGTAGCCAGGCCAAAAGCAATGATCAGCTTTTTCTTTTGTCCGTAACTCATATTAACGAGTTTCTGGGCTACAGGAATGTCAAATTCGGCCAGCAGTTCTTTAAAATAGCTATGGTTAAAATTGGGATAAAAGGCTGCATTCGCTTTTACATAAGCATCAATCTTTACCGATGGCAGATCAAACTCTTCAGGGATAAAACAGACCTGCTTCAGCAAAGCCGGTTGCCGTTTAGCAGGGTCAAAACCCATCACATCAATTTTTCCGCTCAGGGCATATACCAGGCCGGCCATATTTTTCAATAAACTGGATTTGCCTGCACCATTTTTGCCCAGCAATCCGTAAATATGACCGGCACTTAGCTGCATGCTTAGTTTTTTGAAGAGCAGCTGTTGTTTGTTATATCCAAAATCCAGATCGGTAATCTTTATCATATACTACTGTATTAGTTAAATAATACACTAAAGTATAAGGTAATAATGAGACCTCCAAATTATTTGGATAAAATTTTTAATGATATTTGTTTTAAGCGTTTTCTTTTACCAGCTTTATAAGGTGGCCATATCAATTACAAAACGATAACGCACGTCACCTTTTACCATACGGTCGTAGGCGGATTGAATGTCTTTGATATCAATCATTTCAATATCGGAAACAATATTGTGTTCAGCACAGAAATCCAGCATTT comes from the Pedobacter heparinus DSM 2366 genome and includes:
- the chrA gene encoding chromate efflux transporter, whose protein sequence is MNKDISVVKPSFKEALKFWFKLGWISFGGTLGHVHIMHDFLVEKKKWISGSRFFHALSLCMLLPGPEAQQLAIYIGWQLHGKKGGILAGIFFILPSMFILLGLSLVYVTYGNQLWMNAIFAGLKPAVVAIILHAVWNVGRKALHISLHYILAALAFACIFFFNVPMPYIILGAIIFALLFRAIWPGLMYKAAAEQVDDHLDEGDYYINKNSPGLGKDFSAKLLIKQTGLFVLFWIVPLTAFYIWSPDFSFWRGLVLFFTQTALFTIGGSYTVLPYVAQFSVSRFNWLSKSQMVDGFALAETTPGPLIIVVCYVGFMAGYNHFSGSLLMGSIGLVATAFYTFLPSFLFIFVGGAVLERSRGNAVVKDVLGFVTAAVVGVILNLTLFLGKEVLFPDGFVLDKLDLVALAWMLVSVALLFRFRLNVVYLILMSMCYGLCYYWLA
- a CDS encoding SRPBCC family protein codes for the protein MKADPFLIERTFNAPVGKVWEAITDTQKMKQWYFDIEAFKPEPGFKFQFLAGDDKKKYLHICKVTEVEEGKKLTYSWSYDNYQGQSWVCFELFGAGTGTRIKLTHTGLDSFPKDDPAFSKESFAAGWTQIIGINLKKFVEQ
- a CDS encoding GntR family transcriptional regulator — its product is MEFRDNKAIYLQIAEYVCEHILLQKWNTDQKLPSVRELAVELEVNPNTVMRTYELLQSKNIISNKRGIGFFVAEDALAHVKNYRKTQFVDDELPIFFRNLYLLNIDFDELQTRYIAFIKETFNP
- a CDS encoding ATP-binding cassette domain-containing protein codes for the protein MIKITDLDFGYNKQQLLFKKLSMQLSAGHIYGLLGKNGAGKSSLLKNMAGLVYALSGKIDVMGFDPAKRQPALLKQVCFIPEEFDLPSVKIDAYVKANAAFYPNFNHSYFKELLAEFDIPVAQKLVNMSYGQKKKLIIAFGLATQAQLIIMDEPTNGLDIPSKAQFRKIMAAALTEDRCIIISTHQVRDLDNLIDTVIMLDESSIALKASVEEITDKLCFKRIKELDETVIYAEPSLSGYNALMPNYHKEESKLDMELLFNAVLAEKTKIKIAFN